Sequence from the Microbacterium sp. 1.5R genome:
CGAGATCACGGTCCGCGACGGCGTCGCCTTCTGGGATGGCACCCCCCTCACCGCTGCGGATGTCGCCTACAGCCTCGAACGCAACCGCACCCCCGCGTCGCAGTGGTACGCGGCGTTCGCTCTGATCTCGAGTATCGAGACCTCCGGAGACGACACCGTGCTCGTGCACTTCACCGCACCCGACACCACGTTCCGCGACGCCCTCGGCGGCGGAGGCGGCGCTGTGATGAGCAAGGCCTTCGGCGACACCGTCGGCCAGGATCTCGGCACCTCCGGCGGCGGCCTGATGTGCGCGGGCCCGTACCGGCTGGACGAGTGGAAGCCCGGCACCGAGATCTCGGTCACCGCCAACCCCGACTACTGGAACGGCGCACCGCTCACCGAGCGCATCCGATTCGTCTTCGTGACCGACGGCGCCACCCTCACCTCCGCGCTGACCGCCGGCGAGATCGACGGCGCCTTCACCGTGCCGCCGGGGTCGCGTCAGAGCTTCGAAGCCGAAGGTGAGGGCCGCCTGATCGCGGGGCCCTCGACCGCCTCGTACAGCTTCGGCCCGGCCTCGGCCGACAGCGCGGCCGCCGACCCGCGCGTGCGCCAGGCACTGAGCCTCGCGATCGATCGCAGCACCTACATCGACACCGTCCTGCAGGGGCTCGGCGAGGTGCAGAAGACGATCGTGCCCCCGTTCGTGTGGAGCGGCATGGAGGCGAAGGACATCTACCAGGATGCCTACGACGCCCTCCCCGCACCCGAGGTCGACCTGGATGCGGCCAAGAAGCTGATCGCCGAGTCCGGCATCGACACCTCGGTGCCCCTTGTGCTCGCGGTGCCTGCCGGCGCGAAGGAGTTCTCGCAGACGGCATCCATCGTGCAGAGCGCGGCCAAGGACATCGGCCTCACCATCTCGATCGACGAACGCCAGCCCGCCGACTTCGGGGCACTGTTCTACACGCCCGAGCTGCGCGAGGGCATCGACTTCGTCGCGACGACCGGATACCTCGAGGTGCCCGGCGTGCTCGGCTACCCGCAGCTGTTCATGCTGCCGGCCGAGATCGGCGGCATCTTCAACTGGTCGGGCTATGCGAACGACGAGGTGACGGCCGACCTCCAGGCGGCGCGCACAGCGACGGATGCCACCACAGCGGCCGACGCGTTCGTGAGCGCACAGGAGATCTTCGCCGCCGACCAGCTGCAGGTCACCCTCGCCGGCGCCTACCAGCTCACCTACCTGTCCGACGACCTCACCGGGATCACCACCTCGGTCGCGATCTACAGCTCCCCCTGGGCGCTGCACCTCGGCGGCGAGTGAGTCGTCCAGGACGACAGAACGGATCCCCTCATGATCAGGATGGTGCTCGGAAAGCTGGGCGGACTCGCGCTCACGCTCTTCCTCGCCAGCGTCATCATCTTCTCGGCGCTGCTGCTGACGCCCGGAGACCCGGTGTCGGCGCTGGCGGGCGGTGCTCGTCCGACCCCGGAGCTCATCGCGGCCATCCGCGCCGAGTACCGACTCGACGACCCGGTCTGGTTGCAGTACCTGCACTGGCTCGGCGGCGTCGTCACCGGCGACTTCGGCCGGTCGTTCGTCTACAAGACCGACGTCTCCGTGCTCGTGGGGGCCCGCTTCGAGGTGACCTTCCAACTGGTGCTGCTCACGACGGCCCTGATCGCGGTGTTCGGCCTCGGCTCCGGCATCCTCGCCGCGGTGAGCGGCCGCCGTACCGACATGATCGTCTCAGTCTCGACATCGCTCGGCATGGCTCTGCCGACGTTCATCGTCGCGATCCTGTTGATCTGGATCTTCGCCACCTCGCTCGGCTGGTTCCCGACCTTCGGGGCGGGTGACGAAGGACTCGATCGGCTCTGGCACCTCGTTCTGCCGGCGGCGTCGCTCGCGCTGATGTTCATCGCGTACATCAGCCGGGTGACGCGCAGCGCTCTCGTGGCGCAGCTGCACTCCGAGCATGTCGAGACGGCCCGGGTCCGCGGCATCCCGTGGCCGCGGGTGTTCCGTCGTCACGTCTTCCATAACGCGGCGCCGCAGATCCTGGCGATCTCGGGCACGACGATCGCCGGGCTCTTCGCGGCCTCGGCAATCGCCGAGCAGGCCTTCGGCCTCGGCGGCATCGGCTCCCTCCTCACCGAGGCTGCGGCCCGCAAAGACCTCCCGGTCGTGCAGGTCGTCTCGCTGCTGCTCGTCACGCTGTTCGTGGTGCTGAACGCGATCGCCGACCTGCTGGCGGCGGCGATCGATCCCGACAGTGCGGGAACCAGGAGGAACGCATGAGCGTCGGTCAGCTCGCCGCGGGGCGCATCCCCGTCGCCGCACG
This genomic interval carries:
- a CDS encoding ABC transporter substrate-binding protein, which encodes MTRTTRRRRLTVAAALATVTVLAATACAPRTGTTDSSPEKIDAATLVTSLPAATTAVDEVTWAVVEGEPQTLDPSSSANIIIPNLCDSLLTVEPDFTLESGIAETAEWIDPVTFEITVRDGVAFWDGTPLTAADVAYSLERNRTPASQWYAAFALISSIETSGDDTVLVHFTAPDTTFRDALGGGGGAVMSKAFGDTVGQDLGTSGGGLMCAGPYRLDEWKPGTEISVTANPDYWNGAPLTERIRFVFVTDGATLTSALTAGEIDGAFTVPPGSRQSFEAEGEGRLIAGPSTASYSFGPASADSAAADPRVRQALSLAIDRSTYIDTVLQGLGEVQKTIVPPFVWSGMEAKDIYQDAYDALPAPEVDLDAAKKLIAESGIDTSVPLVLAVPAGAKEFSQTASIVQSAAKDIGLTISIDERQPADFGALFYTPELREGIDFVATTGYLEVPGVLGYPQLFMLPAEIGGIFNWSGYANDEVTADLQAARTATDATTAADAFVSAQEIFAADQLQVTLAGAYQLTYLSDDLTGITTSVAIYSSPWALHLGGE
- a CDS encoding ABC transporter permease; the encoded protein is MIRMVLGKLGGLALTLFLASVIIFSALLLTPGDPVSALAGGARPTPELIAAIRAEYRLDDPVWLQYLHWLGGVVTGDFGRSFVYKTDVSVLVGARFEVTFQLVLLTTALIAVFGLGSGILAAVSGRRTDMIVSVSTSLGMALPTFIVAILLIWIFATSLGWFPTFGAGDEGLDRLWHLVLPAASLALMFIAYISRVTRSALVAQLHSEHVETARVRGIPWPRVFRRHVFHNAAPQILAISGTTIAGLFAASAIAEQAFGLGGIGSLLTEAAARKDLPVVQVVSLLLVTLFVVLNAIADLLAAAIDPDSAGTRRNA